In one window of Kitasatospora sp. MMS16-BH015 DNA:
- a CDS encoding TetR/AcrR family transcriptional regulator, giving the protein MTEASEGRTTPEPRALRRDAAQNRARLLAAAWEVFAEQGPDAGVDEIARRAGVGMGTLYRRFPTKDALITALYDEILENILTHTRAAAAEPCGGTGLESVLWHIGTVMSSHHGGLSRLWQAVPPDVDTQRAELWALMARLLDRARSAGEVRTDLTLTDVYLGVLAIRSVIDETAAQAPGAWRRYVSLVLAGFRPSDTPLAHRPADDSLVARRIHPPTELTG; this is encoded by the coding sequence ATGACCGAAGCCTCCGAAGGCCGCACCACTCCGGAGCCCAGGGCGCTGCGCCGTGACGCGGCGCAGAACCGGGCCCGGCTGCTGGCGGCGGCCTGGGAGGTCTTCGCGGAGCAGGGGCCGGACGCGGGCGTGGACGAGATCGCCCGCCGGGCCGGGGTCGGGATGGGCACCCTGTACCGGCGCTTCCCGACCAAGGACGCGCTGATCACCGCGCTGTACGACGAGATCCTCGAGAACATCCTGACCCACACCCGGGCCGCCGCGGCCGAGCCCTGCGGCGGCACGGGTCTGGAGAGCGTGCTCTGGCACATCGGCACCGTGATGTCCTCGCACCACGGCGGCCTCTCCCGGCTCTGGCAGGCCGTCCCGCCCGACGTGGACACCCAGCGGGCCGAGCTCTGGGCGCTGATGGCCCGGCTGCTCGACCGGGCCCGCTCGGCCGGTGAGGTCCGGACGGACCTCACCCTGACGGACGTCTACCTCGGGGTGCTCGCCATCCGCAGCGTGATCGACGAGACCGCCGCCCAGGCCCCGGGGGCCTGGCGGCGTTACGTCTCGCTGGTGCTGGCCGGCTTCCGCCCGTCCGACACCCCGCTCGCCCACCGTCCGGCGGACGACTCCCTGGTCGCGCGCCGGATCCACCCGCCGACCGAACTCACCGGCTGA
- a CDS encoding IS630 family transposase, with protein sequence MHGGRRAGTAVAVVLEAKARERLVRTVASAKSEVRVVLRARIVLAAADGLANGAIARELDVSVNTVRKWRGRFAALGLGGLRDAERSGRPRSYGPEVRVAIVATATSAPPYPESTWSHRAIARRVAGTCFAPVSASQVGRILAGLDLKPHKVRGWLTRRDTPDFWQRAAEVCALYLDPPEGAVVLSIDEKTAIAARSRRCPGRPARPGEPVRQEFEYRRHGTASLVAALDVCTGEVLTEVITRNDAVTFTAFLEQLDRAIAPGKEIHVVLDNGSSHTARHTRAWLAARPRWHVRWTPPHASWLNQVELFFSALTRRVVRHGDFSSRDDLIDKLQAYVIGHNDTARPYRWTYEGTPLKAA encoded by the coding sequence GTGCATGGTGGGCGACGGGCGGGGACGGCGGTTGCGGTGGTGCTGGAGGCCAAGGCCCGTGAGCGGCTGGTGAGGACGGTGGCTTCGGCGAAGTCCGAGGTGCGGGTGGTGCTGCGGGCCCGGATCGTACTCGCGGCGGCGGACGGACTCGCCAACGGCGCGATCGCCCGGGAGCTGGACGTCAGCGTGAACACGGTGCGCAAGTGGCGGGGGCGGTTCGCAGCCCTGGGTCTGGGCGGCCTGCGGGACGCCGAACGCTCGGGCCGGCCGCGATCGTACGGGCCCGAGGTCCGCGTGGCGATCGTGGCCACCGCGACCAGCGCGCCGCCGTATCCGGAGTCGACCTGGTCGCACCGGGCCATCGCCCGGCGGGTGGCCGGCACGTGCTTCGCGCCGGTTTCCGCCTCCCAGGTCGGCCGGATCCTGGCCGGCCTAGACCTGAAGCCGCACAAGGTGCGAGGCTGGCTCACCCGGCGGGACACCCCGGACTTCTGGCAGCGGGCCGCCGAGGTGTGCGCCCTCTACCTGGATCCGCCCGAGGGAGCGGTGGTGCTCTCGATCGACGAGAAGACCGCGATCGCCGCCCGCTCGCGCCGCTGTCCTGGGCGTCCCGCGCGGCCCGGCGAGCCGGTCAGGCAGGAGTTCGAGTACCGGCGCCACGGCACGGCTTCCCTCGTGGCCGCGCTCGATGTTTGCACCGGTGAGGTGCTCACCGAGGTGATCACCCGTAACGACGCGGTGACCTTCACCGCGTTCCTGGAGCAACTCGACCGGGCGATCGCCCCAGGCAAGGAGATCCACGTCGTGCTCGACAACGGTTCCTCTCACACGGCCAGACACACCAGAGCGTGGCTGGCGGCCCGCCCGCGCTGGCACGTCCGGTGGACCCCGCCGCACGCCTCGTGGCTCAACCAGGTCGAACTGTTCTTCTCCGCCCTGACCCGCCGGGTCGTGCGGCACGGCGATTTCTCCAGCCGCGACGACCTGATCGATAAGCTGCAGGCCTACGTAATCGGGCACAACGACACCGCAAGGCCCTACCGGTGGACCTACGAAGGCACCCCGCTCAAAGCCGCCTGA
- the tatA gene encoding Sec-independent protein translocase subunit TatA has translation MLRNGLEPWHLLVVLAVIILLFGSKKLPEMARGLGKSMRILKAETKALRDEDTPAESANSTAASTEQARPAVAPTNVTKAEEPSTKSTTTA, from the coding sequence ATGCTGCGCAACGGTCTGGAGCCCTGGCACCTCCTGGTGGTGCTGGCTGTGATCATCCTGCTGTTCGGCTCCAAGAAGCTGCCCGAGATGGCGCGCGGGCTGGGCAAGTCCATGCGCATCCTGAAGGCCGAGACGAAGGCGCTCCGCGACGAGGACACCCCGGCCGAGTCCGCGAACTCGACGGCCGCCTCGACCGAGCAGGCCCGCCCCGCGGTGGCCCCGACGAACGTCACGAAGGCCGAAGAGCCCTCGACGAAGTCCACGACGACCGCCTGA
- a CDS encoding protein kinase: MIGRALNGRYELVEVIGVGGMATVWRGLDRVLGRQVAVKVLNGGLADDPRFAERFFREAQHAAMLVHPRIVMVFDSGVDQSSPYIVMELVSGTSLSHLLAGDGQHPPTGMPVERAVGVAAAVCEALEVAHAAGLVHRDIKPGNIMITNDGGVKVVDFGIARASSSAGAQLTQTATVLGTAAYLSPEQAMAAELDGRADLYAVGCVLVEMLTGAPPFTADAPVAIAFKHVNELPAPVSRLRPDIPPALDAAILRLLAKDPAERPADAAAARAELLAAVPVTAAQDRTAELLASQALPPQTPTATGFPTAAHPGFPTTAHPAAGHPGYATNGFPATGYGTQQHTSLLPPQVPLPPTYDPEPPGRGRRRPLMLAGIGLAVVGGAAAIAAFAFSGPPEQPTAKPKIPATAPATPAADTPTSSPSPSPSASRTPSASPSAKTGPAAMLAALGAAIGDAQFAKERGAQGDLLGLLDDASAAIGDHQPAKADQSLRAAGTLVRALAKKHAIDGPTAQSWLTKINSVQATLHPQPTRGQQQPGQQSSQQSGDPIGGLLDWLGGDQSNG; this comes from the coding sequence GTGATCGGACGCGCACTCAACGGGCGGTACGAGCTCGTCGAGGTGATCGGTGTCGGCGGCATGGCGACCGTCTGGCGCGGCCTCGACCGGGTGCTCGGCCGCCAGGTGGCGGTCAAGGTGCTCAACGGCGGCCTCGCCGACGACCCCCGCTTCGCCGAACGCTTCTTCCGCGAGGCCCAGCACGCCGCGATGCTCGTGCACCCGCGCATCGTCATGGTCTTCGACTCGGGCGTCGACCAGAGCTCGCCGTACATCGTGATGGAACTGGTCAGCGGCACCTCGCTCAGCCACCTGCTGGCGGGCGACGGGCAGCACCCGCCGACCGGGATGCCGGTGGAACGGGCGGTCGGGGTGGCGGCGGCGGTCTGCGAGGCGCTGGAGGTCGCGCACGCGGCCGGGCTGGTGCACCGGGACATCAAGCCGGGCAACATCATGATCACCAACGACGGCGGGGTGAAGGTCGTCGACTTCGGCATCGCCCGGGCCAGCAGCTCGGCGGGCGCCCAGCTGACCCAGACCGCCACCGTGCTCGGCACCGCCGCCTACCTCTCCCCGGAACAGGCGATGGCCGCCGAACTGGACGGCCGCGCCGACCTCTACGCGGTGGGCTGCGTGCTTGTCGAGATGCTCACGGGCGCCCCGCCGTTCACGGCCGACGCCCCGGTGGCGATCGCCTTCAAGCACGTCAACGAGCTGCCCGCCCCGGTCTCCCGACTGCGCCCGGACATACCCCCGGCGCTGGACGCGGCCATCCTGCGCCTGCTCGCCAAGGACCCGGCCGAACGCCCCGCCGACGCCGCCGCCGCCCGCGCCGAACTCCTCGCCGCCGTCCCGGTCACCGCCGCCCAGGACCGCACGGCCGAACTCCTCGCCAGCCAGGCCCTGCCCCCGCAGACGCCCACGGCCACCGGCTTCCCGACCGCCGCCCACCCGGGCTTCCCGACCACGGCCCACCCCGCCGCCGGCCACCCGGGCTACGCCACCAACGGGTTCCCCGCCACCGGGTACGGCACGCAGCAGCACACCTCCCTGCTGCCCCCGCAGGTGCCGCTGCCGCCGACCTACGACCCCGAACCGCCCGGCCGCGGCCGCCGCCGCCCGCTGATGCTGGCGGGCATCGGTCTCGCGGTGGTCGGCGGAGCGGCGGCGATCGCGGCCTTCGCCTTCAGCGGGCCCCCTGAGCAGCCGACGGCCAAGCCGAAGATCCCGGCGACGGCCCCGGCCACCCCGGCCGCCGACACCCCAACCTCGTCCCCCTCGCCCTCACCCTCGGCGAGCCGCACCCCGAGCGCCTCCCCGTCGGCCAAGACCGGGCCGGCGGCGATGCTCGCGGCACTCGGCGCGGCGATCGGCGATGCCCAGTTCGCCAAGGAACGCGGCGCCCAGGGCGACCTGCTCGGGCTCCTGGACGACGCCTCGGCCGCGATCGGCGACCACCAGCCGGCCAAGGCCGACCAGTCCCTCCGGGCGGCCGGCACCCTGGTCCGGGCCCTGGCCAAGAAGCACGCGATCGACGGGCCCACGGCCCAGAGCTGGCTCACCAAGATCAACTCGGTTCAGGCCACCCTCCACCCGCAGCCCACCCGTGGCCAGCAGCAGCCCGGCCAGCAGAGCTCCCAGCAGTCGGGCGACCCGATAGGCGGGCTGCTGGACTGGCTCGGTGGCGACCAGTCGAACGGCTGA
- a CDS encoding GNAT family N-acetyltransferase, whose translation MHILSYPEAAVPPALRAQVWALQEEAWPSGDPDPGLSHDPELDPQTLLLVDEDGQLLAALDLLTTDFEHAGRVFRALGLSTVATYRAHQGRGHGRRLVEEALARIRRSGADLGLFTCDHRLRPFYEGAGWQPLPGSVILGGTPEDPFPSDSPGFAKTVMADFCSPEALAARPAFENARIPLYPGLIDRLW comes from the coding sequence GTGCACATCCTGAGTTACCCCGAGGCCGCCGTGCCGCCTGCCCTCCGCGCCCAGGTCTGGGCGCTCCAGGAAGAGGCCTGGCCGAGCGGTGACCCTGACCCGGGGCTGAGCCACGACCCCGAACTGGACCCGCAGACGCTGCTCCTGGTCGACGAGGACGGGCAACTGCTCGCCGCACTCGACCTGTTGACCACCGACTTCGAGCACGCCGGCCGGGTCTTCCGCGCCCTGGGCCTGAGCACCGTCGCCACCTACCGGGCCCACCAGGGCCGCGGCCACGGCCGCCGGCTGGTCGAGGAGGCGCTGGCCCGGATCCGCCGCTCCGGCGCCGACCTGGGCCTGTTCACCTGCGACCACCGGCTCCGCCCGTTCTACGAGGGGGCCGGCTGGCAGCCCCTGCCGGGCTCGGTGATCCTCGGCGGTACCCCCGAGGACCCGTTCCCGAGCGACAGCCCGGGCTTCGCCAAGACCGTGATGGCCGATTTCTGCAGCCCCGAGGCGCTCGCGGCCCGCCCGGCCTTCGAGAACGCCCGCATCCCGCTCTACCCGGGCCTGATCGACCGCCTCTGGTAG
- a CDS encoding MFS transporter — MTATHGLAGRREWTGLAVLLLPTLVIAMDMGVLFFAVPFIATDLRPSGTQQLWIMDMYSFLLAGLLIPMGALGDRIGRRKLLLLGAAGFLVSSLLAATADGAGQLIAARALLGVTGATLMPSTLALIRNMFHDPKQRQGALAAWGGAMMAGATLGPVIGGLLLHSFWWGSVFLAAVPVMALVLVSAPALLPEYRAERHGSFDLLGAVLSITAVLPLVYGVKTLAVDGLAPLPVLALAAGLGTAVLLVHRLRSAAHPLVDLALFRNRTFSGAISVNTVAMFSMMGFTLFTSQYLQLVKGFSPLAAALWGLLPSVGVGAAAGLTGALAAKVRPAPLMAGGFLVGAAGFALMTQVSPDSPLALVLVAAGVLAAGTVGTMTLTAEMVVSAAPAEQAGAASATSETASELGSSLGIALLGAAGAAVYKAHTALPAGLSADAARAAHDTLGGAVTVAAQLPGQAGTQLLDTTRAAFTDGMHLAAVVGLLCMIGGSVAAHRLLKHLPATGSAGAAGAAISVGSEEGVDLAA, encoded by the coding sequence ATGACCGCAACCCACGGCCTCGCAGGCCGCCGCGAATGGACCGGCCTGGCCGTCCTCCTGCTCCCGACCCTGGTGATCGCGATGGACATGGGCGTGCTCTTCTTCGCCGTCCCCTTCATCGCCACCGACCTCCGGCCGAGCGGCACCCAGCAGCTCTGGATCATGGACATGTACTCGTTCCTGCTGGCCGGGCTGCTCATCCCGATGGGCGCGCTGGGCGACCGGATCGGGCGGCGGAAGCTGCTGCTGCTCGGGGCGGCCGGCTTCCTGGTCTCCTCGCTGCTGGCCGCCACCGCCGACGGGGCGGGGCAGCTGATCGCGGCCCGGGCGCTGCTCGGCGTCACCGGGGCCACCCTGATGCCCTCGACGCTGGCGCTGATCCGCAACATGTTCCACGACCCCAAGCAGCGGCAGGGGGCGCTGGCCGCCTGGGGCGGCGCAATGATGGCCGGGGCCACCCTGGGCCCGGTGATCGGCGGGCTGCTGCTGCACTCCTTCTGGTGGGGTTCGGTCTTCCTGGCCGCCGTGCCGGTGATGGCGCTGGTGCTGGTCTCGGCCCCCGCCCTGCTGCCCGAGTACCGGGCCGAGCGGCACGGCTCCTTCGACCTCCTGGGCGCCGTCCTCTCCATCACCGCCGTGCTGCCCCTGGTCTACGGCGTGAAGACGCTGGCCGTGGACGGCCTCGCCCCGCTGCCCGTCCTCGCCCTGGCCGCCGGGCTCGGCACCGCCGTCCTGCTGGTGCACCGCCTGCGGAGCGCCGCCCACCCGCTGGTCGACCTGGCCCTCTTCCGCAACCGCACCTTCTCCGGCGCGATCTCGGTCAACACCGTGGCGATGTTCTCGATGATGGGGTTCACCCTCTTCACCTCGCAGTACCTGCAGCTGGTGAAGGGGTTCAGCCCGCTGGCCGCCGCGCTCTGGGGCCTGCTGCCCAGCGTCGGGGTCGGCGCCGCCGCCGGGCTGACCGGGGCGCTGGCCGCCAAGGTGCGGCCCGCCCCCCTGATGGCCGGGGGCTTCCTGGTCGGCGCGGCCGGCTTCGCCCTGATGACGCAGGTCTCGCCGGACTCCCCGCTGGCCCTGGTCCTGGTCGCGGCGGGCGTGCTCGCCGCCGGCACGGTCGGCACCATGACCCTCACCGCCGAGATGGTGGTCTCCGCCGCCCCCGCCGAGCAGGCGGGCGCCGCCTCCGCTACCTCCGAGACCGCCAGCGAACTGGGCAGCTCGCTCGGCATCGCCCTGCTCGGCGCGGCCGGCGCCGCCGTCTACAAGGCGCACACCGCACTCCCGGCGGGCCTGTCCGCCGACGCCGCCCGGGCCGCCCACGACACCCTCGGCGGAGCCGTCACCGTCGCCGCCCAGCTCCCCGGCCAGGCCGGCACCCAGCTCCTCGACACCACCCGCGCCGCCTTCACCGACGGCATGCACCTCGCCGCCGTGGTCGGGCTGCTCTGCATGATCGGCGGCTCGGTGGCCGCGCACCGCCTGCTCAAGCACCTGCCCGCGACGGGTTCGGCCGGGGCGGCCGGGGCGGCCATCTCAGTCGGGTCGGAGGAAGGGGTCGACCTGGCGGCCTGA
- a CDS encoding TetR/AcrR family transcriptional regulator, with product MGNREDLLAGAKHCLYEKGYGRTTARDIATAAGVSLAAIGYHFGSKEALLNAAMMEATKEWGEAVDAAVLAAAEAAVTPEERFVATWRRVGETFVEYRGLWAAQCEAIAQIDRTPELRQVLAGAQRMARLALAAMFQGQREVPDSEEEYALGTFYQALLAGYAIQWLLDPEQAPTGELFLEGLQLASARVLGRPVEVPE from the coding sequence ATGGGAAATCGAGAAGACCTGCTGGCCGGCGCCAAGCACTGCCTCTACGAGAAGGGGTACGGCCGCACCACCGCCCGGGACATCGCCACGGCCGCCGGGGTGAGTCTGGCGGCCATCGGCTACCACTTCGGCTCCAAGGAGGCGCTGCTCAACGCGGCGATGATGGAGGCCACCAAGGAGTGGGGCGAGGCGGTGGACGCGGCGGTCCTGGCGGCGGCCGAGGCGGCGGTCACTCCGGAGGAGCGGTTCGTCGCCACCTGGCGGCGGGTGGGGGAGACCTTCGTCGAGTACCGGGGGCTCTGGGCGGCCCAGTGCGAGGCGATCGCCCAGATCGACCGCACGCCCGAGCTCAGGCAGGTGCTGGCCGGGGCCCAGCGGATGGCCCGGCTCGCGCTGGCCGCGATGTTCCAGGGGCAGCGCGAGGTGCCCGACAGCGAGGAGGAGTACGCGCTCGGCACCTTCTACCAGGCCCTGCTGGCCGGCTACGCGATCCAGTGGCTGCTCGACCCCGAGCAGGCGCCGACCGGCGAGCTGTTCCTAGAGGGCCTGCAGCTCGCCTCCGCCCGGGTGCTCGGTCGGCCGGTGGAGGTCCCGGAGTAG
- a CDS encoding potassium channel family protein, whose amino-acid sequence MTVAYFLLPLGLFGPQRPMTSWATFALVLILVAGLLIRQIQRDLLGLPGRPLVTILLLSCVALASFAAAYLALSRDGQFNGLRTRVDALYFTVITLATVGFGDVVPVGQEARVVVMLQIVYSLVFLTAGATTMTRRLRSLVEIRARSHHR is encoded by the coding sequence GTGACGGTGGCGTACTTCCTGCTGCCGCTGGGGCTGTTCGGGCCGCAGCGGCCGATGACCAGCTGGGCCACGTTCGCCCTGGTGCTGATCCTGGTCGCCGGGCTGCTGATCCGTCAGATCCAGCGGGACCTGTTGGGGCTGCCCGGCCGACCACTGGTCACCATCCTGCTGCTCAGCTGCGTGGCGTTGGCGAGCTTCGCGGCGGCGTACCTGGCGCTCAGCCGGGACGGGCAGTTCAACGGGCTGCGGACCCGGGTGGACGCGCTCTACTTCACCGTGATCACCCTGGCCACCGTCGGGTTCGGGGACGTGGTGCCGGTCGGGCAGGAGGCCCGGGTGGTGGTGATGCTCCAGATCGTCTACAGCCTGGTGTTCCTGACCGCCGGGGCGACGACGATGACGCGGCGGCTGCGGAGCCTGGTGGAGATCCGGGCCCGGAGCCATCATCGTTGA
- a CDS encoding tyrosine-protein phosphatase: MIDELGTGLRRLEWDGCLNVRDLGGLPTTDGGRTRVGSLVRADNLDRLTAEGHAALVGYGIRTVIDLRDAEDHRPLLPPAAEIRLVRVPFDRLAGPEWWARYGELDGTPLSFLPYLTHCAPAVAAMAAAVAEAGPGGVVVHCGAGRDRTGLAALALLAAVGVTERAVVEDYRLSAANLRPLWAALGRPDQQEAVEALLQRHGVTAEQELGAAWHAVAAGAGVPAHLRGALRQRLVG; this comes from the coding sequence GTGATCGACGAGCTTGGCACCGGTCTGCGCCGACTGGAGTGGGACGGCTGCCTGAACGTCCGGGACCTCGGCGGGCTGCCGACCACGGACGGCGGCCGGACCCGGGTCGGCTCCCTGGTGCGGGCCGACAACCTGGACCGGCTGACCGCCGAGGGCCACGCCGCGCTGGTCGGGTACGGCATCCGCACCGTGATCGACCTGCGGGACGCCGAGGACCACCGGCCGCTGCTGCCGCCGGCGGCGGAGATCCGGCTGGTGCGGGTGCCCTTCGACCGGCTGGCCGGGCCCGAGTGGTGGGCCCGCTACGGCGAGCTGGACGGCACCCCGCTCTCCTTCCTCCCCTACCTGACGCACTGCGCCCCCGCCGTGGCGGCGATGGCCGCCGCCGTGGCCGAGGCCGGGCCGGGCGGAGTGGTGGTGCACTGCGGCGCGGGCCGCGACCGGACCGGGCTGGCCGCACTGGCCCTGCTCGCCGCCGTCGGGGTGACCGAGCGGGCCGTGGTCGAGGACTACCGGCTCAGCGCCGCCAACCTGCGGCCGCTCTGGGCGGCGCTGGGCCGCCCCGACCAGCAGGAGGCCGTCGAGGCGCTGCTGCAGCGGCACGGCGTGACCGCCGAGCAGGAGCTGGGCGCGGCCTGGCACGCGGTGGCCGCCGGCGCCGGCGTCCCCGCACACCTGCGCGGGGCCCTGCGACAGCGGCTGGTCGGCTGA
- a CDS encoding RNA polymerase sigma factor, with the protein MWQVHIAEPQGPGADRAVDDPISPATPTTASGGPSAAAAATAEELTAAVLAAQAGEEAAFRQLFRAVQPGLLRYLRVLVGGGPEDAEDIASETWLQIARDLAGFSGDGDAFRGWAATVARNRAMDHLRKVRRRPVADLPFEYLAELTAAEDTAGSALATVSTADSLALIARLPKDQAEAVLLRVVLDLDAETAAKVLGKRSGTVRMAAHRGLRRLAKLLDQPGGTPADGVPRQRAESVREGGTAAAGGTAARGSTTSRGAPEKSPDSPDRGVTQPRAATLKDMR; encoded by the coding sequence ATGTGGCAGGTGCACATCGCAGAGCCCCAGGGGCCGGGCGCCGACAGAGCGGTCGACGACCCGATATCACCGGCAACACCCACCACCGCGAGCGGCGGTCCGTCCGCAGCCGCAGCCGCGACGGCGGAGGAGCTGACCGCCGCCGTCCTCGCGGCGCAGGCGGGGGAGGAGGCCGCGTTCCGGCAGCTCTTCCGGGCCGTCCAGCCCGGGCTGCTCCGCTACCTGCGGGTGCTGGTCGGCGGCGGGCCCGAGGACGCGGAGGACATCGCCTCCGAGACCTGGCTCCAGATCGCCCGCGACCTCGCGGGCTTCAGCGGCGACGGCGACGCCTTCCGGGGCTGGGCCGCGACGGTGGCCCGCAACCGGGCGATGGACCACCTGCGCAAGGTCCGGCGGCGGCCGGTCGCCGACCTCCCGTTCGAGTACCTGGCCGAGCTGACGGCCGCCGAGGACACCGCCGGCAGCGCCCTGGCCACCGTCTCCACGGCCGATTCGCTCGCCCTGATCGCCCGGCTCCCCAAGGACCAGGCGGAGGCCGTGCTGCTCCGGGTGGTGCTCGACCTCGACGCCGAGACCGCGGCCAAGGTGCTGGGCAAGCGCTCCGGCACCGTCCGGATGGCGGCCCACCGGGGCCTGCGCCGGCTCGCCAAGCTCCTGGACCAGCCCGGCGGCACCCCGGCCGACGGCGTGCCGCGCCAGCGCGCCGAGTCCGTCCGCGAGGGCGGCACCGCGGCCGCCGGCGGCACCGCCGCACGGGGGAGTACCACCTCACGAGGGGCCCCGGAAAAATCTCCGGATTCCCCCGACCGAGGTGTGACACAACCCAGAGCCGCGACGCTGAAGGACATGAGATGA
- a CDS encoding MFS transporter — protein sequence MPRTSRAAARPRYHLTFAVLLLGVGAYSLLQSMVVPVLATLMEHLHTSQETVTWLMTAYLLSASVATPILGRIGDRAGKERMLLVTLVALTAGSALAGVSNSVGSMVVARVIQGLGGGVLPLAFGIIRDEFPAAKVRGAVGVTAALTAVGGGLGLLLAGPIVDHLDYHWLFWFPMIMTAVATVATFFFVPESPVRTPGKISWGAAVLLSVWLVALLLGVSEGPDWGWGSARILGLFATAVVVAVLWVLVELRSSAPLIDMRMMRIPAVWTANLVALLFGVVMYTAMTFLPQLVQTPAKLAGYGFTASITESGVYMLPMTLGMFVLGVLTGPLAARFGSKLVLIAGGLITVAPFLVLALGHSHGWQIYLASSLMGIGMGLAFSSMSSIVVEAVPAEQTGVASGMNANIRTIGGAIGSGIGASILANGVTAAHPFPTDAGYTRTFWFLTGAAVLAAAAAVLIPAARPGGAGRGAGAPQPGPQAAADKESAPA from the coding sequence ATGCCACGGACTTCCAGGGCTGCCGCCCGTCCGCGCTACCACCTCACCTTCGCCGTGCTGCTCCTCGGCGTGGGTGCCTACTCGCTGCTCCAGTCGATGGTCGTGCCGGTGCTCGCCACCCTGATGGAGCACCTGCACACCTCGCAGGAGACCGTCACCTGGCTGATGACCGCGTACCTGCTCTCGGCCTCGGTGGCCACCCCGATCCTCGGCCGGATCGGCGACCGGGCCGGCAAGGAGCGGATGCTGCTGGTCACCCTGGTCGCGCTGACCGCCGGTTCGGCGCTGGCCGGGGTCTCGAACAGCGTCGGCTCGATGGTCGTCGCCCGGGTGATCCAGGGGCTCGGCGGCGGTGTGCTGCCGCTCGCGTTCGGGATCATCAGGGACGAGTTCCCGGCCGCCAAGGTGCGCGGGGCGGTGGGCGTCACCGCCGCGCTGACGGCCGTCGGCGGCGGGCTCGGCCTGCTGCTGGCCGGGCCGATCGTCGACCACCTCGACTACCACTGGCTGTTCTGGTTCCCGATGATCATGACGGCGGTGGCCACCGTCGCCACCTTCTTCTTCGTGCCCGAGTCGCCGGTCCGCACCCCGGGCAAGATCAGCTGGGGCGCGGCCGTGCTGCTCTCGGTCTGGCTGGTCGCGCTGCTGCTCGGCGTCAGCGAGGGGCCGGACTGGGGTTGGGGTTCGGCCCGGATCCTCGGTCTGTTCGCCACCGCCGTGGTGGTCGCCGTGCTCTGGGTGCTGGTCGAGCTGCGCTCCTCGGCCCCGCTGATCGACATGCGGATGATGCGGATCCCGGCGGTCTGGACGGCCAACCTGGTCGCGCTGCTCTTCGGCGTGGTGATGTACACCGCGATGACCTTCCTGCCCCAGCTGGTGCAGACCCCGGCCAAGCTCGCCGGGTACGGCTTCACCGCGAGCATCACCGAATCCGGGGTGTACATGCTGCCGATGACGCTGGGCATGTTCGTGCTGGGCGTGCTCACCGGCCCGCTGGCCGCCCGCTTCGGGTCCAAGCTGGTGCTGATCGCCGGTGGCCTGATCACCGTGGCGCCGTTCCTGGTGCTGGCACTCGGCCACAGCCACGGCTGGCAGATCTACCTGGCCTCCAGCCTGATGGGCATCGGCATGGGCCTGGCCTTCTCCTCGATGTCCTCGATCGTGGTCGAGGCCGTCCCGGCCGAGCAGACCGGTGTGGCCAGCGGCATGAACGCCAACATCCGCACCATCGGCGGCGCGATCGGCAGCGGGATCGGGGCCAGTATCCTGGCCAACGGCGTCACGGCCGCGCACCCCTTCCCGACGGACGCGGGGTACACCCGCACCTTCTGGTTCCTGACCGGAGCCGCGGTGCTCGCGGCCGCCGCCGCGGTGCTCATCCCCGCCGCCCGCCCCGGCGGCGCCGGCCGGGGAGCCGGGGCGCCGCAGCCGGGCCCGCAGGCCGCCGCAGACAAGGAGTCCGCCCCCGCATGA
- a CDS encoding class I SAM-dependent methyltransferase, protein MGYGQWVGSYEQTVEDAMDLGVLEKLAVPQWSSVRLAADLGCGTGRTGAWLRRRGVATVDGVDLTPEMLAVARARGAHGRLVEGDLTDSELHSGAYDLVISSLVDEHLSDLGPYYREAWRLAAPGGLCVLVGLHPHFIMTAGMPTHFTTAEGEDLAITTHVHLISDHVTAALAAGWQLVELREAVVGEEWIALKPKWEKYRSHPVSAAYVWRKPA, encoded by the coding sequence GTGGGGTACGGACAGTGGGTCGGCAGTTACGAGCAGACGGTCGAGGACGCGATGGACCTCGGCGTGCTGGAGAAGTTGGCGGTGCCGCAGTGGAGTTCGGTGCGGTTGGCGGCCGATCTCGGCTGCGGGACGGGCCGGACGGGGGCCTGGCTGCGCCGGCGGGGCGTGGCGACGGTGGACGGGGTGGACCTGACGCCGGAGATGCTCGCGGTGGCCCGGGCCCGGGGCGCGCACGGGCGGCTGGTCGAAGGAGACCTGACGGACTCCGAACTTCATTCCGGTGCCTATGACTTGGTGATCTCCTCGCTGGTGGACGAGCACCTGTCCGACCTCGGCCCGTACTACCGGGAGGCCTGGCGGCTGGCCGCGCCCGGCGGGCTCTGCGTGCTGGTGGGCCTGCACCCGCACTTCATCATGACCGCCGGGATGCCCACCCACTTCACCACCGCCGAGGGCGAGGATCTGGCGATCACCACCCACGTCCACCTGATCAGCGACCACGTGACGGCCGCCCTGGCGGCGGGCTGGCAGCTGGTCGAGCTGCGCGAGGCCGTGGTGGGCGAGGAGTGGATCGCGCTCAAGCCGAAGTGGGAGAAGTACCGCAGCCACCCGGTCTCGGCCGCCTACGTCTGGCGCAAGCCGGCATAA